A portion of the Magnolia sinica isolate HGM2019 chromosome 17, MsV1, whole genome shotgun sequence genome contains these proteins:
- the LOC131231016 gene encoding UPF0481 protein At3g47200-like: MAASLKMSDDKQETEIEEGANTSTNASPRPSCLTPDRQALADSIMESVKASVSKLRRGDPPTIYIVPQIIRRVKEVAYEPRMVSIGPYHNGKERLQGMEENKLLYLHSFLSRNPDHRLVDYLEAIEELKDKARSCYSEKVGPLMGNEFVKMMVLDACFIVEILLRFYPRCRKMKLVKQQREELEQNEEDLGLISAMKKFLFHSNGFEDPILSTIGMVYLLGCDMLLLENQIPFFLLQHIFKMACPVKVPHLLEKMALDFFESRSMPWNEKIEMNDSYYHLLHLFHSHLLLTPTNSKEEPNLSCIPKFKLKPNLSCIPKIKPVLNKLKNLLPCSNKAPLLNTKRRRMIPHATDLQLAGFKFKKNEKSNNILNVKFSHGVLEITPFLIGDNSETLFRNLIAFEQCRLKAKFHVFTTYLVFMDCLVNTSKDVALLHHNGIIDNLPGSDDDVTHLFNRLCIGIFHNFKGSYLSDVKDNVQKHCENKWNKWRASLKRDYFTNPWSFISLMAASILLLLTITQTFFTVFPYYRPRSQFLIIMF, from the coding sequence ATGGCCGCATCATTGAAGATGAGTGATGATAAACAGGAAACAGAAATAGAAGAGGGAGCGAACACATCGACCAACGCCTCCCCGAGACCGAGTTGCCTAACCCCAGATAGGCAAGCACTAGCCGATTCCATCATGGAATCGGTCAAAGCATCCGTTTCCAAGCTCAGACGTGGAGATCCACCCACCATCTACATAGTCCCACAAATAATCCGGCGAGTAAAAGAGGTTGCTTATGAGCCTCGGATGGTGTCGATCGGCCCATACCATAACGGCAAGGAGAGGCTACAAGGCATGGAAGAGAACAAATTGTTGTATCTACATTCGTTCCTCTCCCGCAATCCCGACCATCGGTTGGTGGACTACCTGGAGGCGATTGAGGAATTGAAGGATAAAGCGCGAAGTTGCTACTCCGAGAAAGTGGGCCCACTAATGGGCAACgagtttgtgaaaatgatggTGCTCGATGCTTGCTTCATTGTCGAGATCCTTCTCAGGTTCTATCCGAGATGCCGTAAAATGAAGTTGGTCAAGCAACAACGGGAGGAGCTCGAGCAAAACGAGGAGGATCTCGGTCTTATTTCTGCAATGAAGAAGTTCCTTTTCCATTCAAATGGCTTCGAAGACCCGATACTTAGTACGATTGGGATGGTGTACCTTTTAGGGTGTGATATGCTCCTCCTTGAAAATCAAATTCCATTCTTCCTTCTGCAGCATATTTTCAAAATGGCTTGCCCAGTGAAAGTACCACATTTACTTGAGAAGATGGCCCTTGATTTCTTCGAATCTCGATCCATGCCTTGGAATGAGAAAATCGAGATGAATGATTCCTACTATCATCTGCTCCATTTGTTTCACTCGCATTTGTTACTAACCCCAACTAATAGCAAGGAGGAGCCCAACCTTTCGTGCATTCCTAAATTCAAGCTCAAGCCCAACCTTTCGTGCATTCCTAAAATCAAACCCGTCCtcaacaagttgaagaatctGCTCCCATGTTCAAATAAGGCACCGTTGCTAAATACTAAACGGCGGCGGATGATCCCTCATGCGACTGACCTCCAACTTGCGGGGTTCAAGTTCAAGAAGAATGAGAAATCGAATAACATCTTGAACGTGAAATTTAGCCACGGGGTGTTGGAAATCACGCCATTCCTGATAGGGGACAACAGCGAAACTCTCTTTCGGAACCTCATAGCATTCGAACAATGCCGCCTAAAAGCAAAATTCCACGTTTTCACGACTTACCTTGTGTTCATGGATTGCCTTGTCAATACGTCCAAGGATGTGGCGCTGCTCCATCACAATGGGATCATAGATAATTTGCCGGGAAGCGATGATGATGTGACCCATCTATTCAACCGGCTCTGCAttgggatattccataatttCAAGGGAAGCTATCTTTCGGATGTAAAAGACAATGTGCAAAAACATTGCGAGAACAAATGGAACAAGTGGCGGGCGAGCTTGAAGCGCGATTATTTCACCAATCCATGGTCTTTCATTTCCTTGATGGCGGCTTCCATCCTCCTCCTGCTCACCATCACCCAAACGTTCTTCACCGTCTTTCCTTATTACCGACCGCGGTCCCAGTTCTTGATCATCATGTTTTAa
- the LOC131231018 gene encoding uncharacterized protein LOC131231018 isoform X2, which translates to MSSKKEEKAQVAADRIKAATLTAAKGLSRAQAERAAAAAARNVNAYGQKEEGPSRWQERKEAKRQMYLMSTEKAVKLGERKDLKSSMSSTGGSASQCQKCFQTDHWTYECKNERVYISRPSRTQQLKNPKLKMKLSVSYELDNPDIPKAERGEKSSTKSKSSTKSKRKHRSDSDTGGDTSEASVFETDSGSSVTGSEYSSGESSSYSSSSDSEEERRRRRRKQQKKKRRHRKKYSSSSDSSESESASDSDSDDKASRRKSRRR; encoded by the coding sequence ATGTCGagcaagaaagaagagaaggctCAGGTCGCAGCCGACCGAATTAAGGCAGCTACATTGACAGCCGCAAAGGGTCTCAGCCGTGCTCAGGCTGAACGGGCAGCTGCAGCAGCTGCCCGGAATGTAAATGCATACGGGCAGAAGGAAGAAGGGCCAAGCAGGTGGCAGGAACGTAAGGAAGCCAAGCGCCAGATGTATCTCATGAGCACTGAAAAGGCTGTGAAATTGGGTGAAAGGAAAGACCTCAAGTCCTCTATGTCTTCCACTGGAGGCTCTGCCTCCCAATGCCAAAAGTGTTTCCAGACAGACCACTGGACATATGAATGCAAGAATGAACGGGTCTATATTTCACGCCCCTCTCGAACTCAACAGCTCAAAAATCCCAAACTGAAGATGAAGCTTTCGGTCTCATATGAATTGGACAACCCTGATATTCCGAAGGCGGAGAGGGGTGAAAAGAGCAGCACTAAAAGCAAGAGCAGCACTAAGAGCAAAAGGAAGCACCGCTCGGATAGTGATACTGGGGGCGACACTAGTGAGGCTTCTGTTTTCGAGACAGATAGTGGGTCATCAGTGACAGGTTCAGAGTATTCTTCAGGGGAGAGTTCAAGTTACAGTTCATCGTCTGATTCGGAGGAAGAGCGGAGGAGGCGGAGGAGGAAGCAGCAGAAAAAGAAGAGGAGGCACCGGAAGAAGTACAGCTCGTCCTCAGATTCCTCTGAATCTGAGTCAGCTTCAGATTCTGATTCAGATGACAAGGCGAGCCGGAGGAAGAGCAGAAGACGTTAG
- the LOC131231018 gene encoding uncharacterized protein LOC131231018 isoform X1, which produces MLQLVAVFEFRISRGKMSSKKEEKAQVAADRIKAATLTAAKGLSRAQAERAAAAAARNVNAYGQKEEGPSRWQERKEAKRQMYLMSTEKAVKLGERKDLKSSMSSTGGSASQCQKCFQTDHWTYECKNERVYISRPSRTQQLKNPKLKMKLSVSYELDNPDIPKAERGEKSSTKSKSSTKSKRKHRSDSDTGGDTSEASVFETDSGSSVTGSEYSSGESSSYSSSSDSEEERRRRRRKQQKKKRRHRKKYSSSSDSSESESASDSDSDDKASRRKSRRR; this is translated from the exons ATGCTGCAGCtg GTTGCGGTCTTTGAGTTTCGAATCTCCAGAGGAAAAATGTCGagcaagaaagaagagaaggctCAGGTCGCAGCCGACCGAATTAAGGCAGCTACATTGACAGCCGCAAAGGGTCTCAGCCGTGCTCAGGCTGAACGGGCAGCTGCAGCAGCTGCCCGGAATGTAAATGCATACGGGCAGAAGGAAGAAGGGCCAAGCAGGTGGCAGGAACGTAAGGAAGCCAAGCGCCAGATGTATCTCATGAGCACTGAAAAGGCTGTGAAATTGGGTGAAAGGAAAGACCTCAAGTCCTCTATGTCTTCCACTGGAGGCTCTGCCTCCCAATGCCAAAAGTGTTTCCAGACAGACCACTGGACATATGAATGCAAGAATGAACGGGTCTATATTTCACGCCCCTCTCGAACTCAACAGCTCAAAAATCCCAAACTGAAGATGAAGCTTTCGGTCTCATATGAATTGGACAACCCTGATATTCCGAAGGCGGAGAGGGGTGAAAAGAGCAGCACTAAAAGCAAGAGCAGCACTAAGAGCAAAAGGAAGCACCGCTCGGATAGTGATACTGGGGGCGACACTAGTGAGGCTTCTGTTTTCGAGACAGATAGTGGGTCATCAGTGACAGGTTCAGAGTATTCTTCAGGGGAGAGTTCAAGTTACAGTTCATCGTCTGATTCGGAGGAAGAGCGGAGGAGGCGGAGGAGGAAGCAGCAGAAAAAGAAGAGGAGGCACCGGAAGAAGTACAGCTCGTCCTCAGATTCCTCTGAATCTGAGTCAGCTTCAGATTCTGATTCAGATGACAAGGCGAGCCGGAGGAAGAGCAGAAGACGTTAG